From Pseudomonas putida, one genomic window encodes:
- a CDS encoding amidohydrolase family protein yields MNPTDSWLIRNASAILTGLPGAAARHAGPDIRISQGRIAALGALQPLAAEQVLDATDCVVYPGWVNTHHHLFQSLLKGIPAGIDHSLGAWLAAVPYRYRGLFDEHSFRLAARIGLVELARSGCSTVADHHYLYLPGMAFDSAQILFEEAERLGLRFVLCRGGATQVRQAEGAASAGPETLEQYLDDVGRLVRTYHDPAPDAWRRVVMAPTSPPYSMPPEHLRETARAARQLGIRLHSHLSETVEYQNEVQRRYNLSPVAFCAEHEWLGADVWFAHLVKLSREEIRLLGATGTGIAHCPQSNGRLGSGIADILAMEAAGMPISIGVDGAASNEACDMISETHAAWLMQRAKAGERALPDYAGGELEGGAHAASVEDVVRWGTAGGAQVLGLNALGTLQVGMAADLAVYRLDQPRYFGLHDPGIAPVVGGGRPTLRALLVGGRLSVDNDTIPGLDLAELGSQAREAVLRLQRAAGVRA; encoded by the coding sequence ATGAACCCTACCGACAGCTGGCTGATCCGCAACGCCAGCGCCATCCTCACCGGCCTGCCCGGCGCAGCCGCCCGCCACGCCGGGCCGGACATCCGTATCAGCCAAGGGCGCATCGCTGCCCTCGGCGCTTTGCAACCGCTGGCCGCAGAGCAGGTGCTCGACGCCACCGACTGCGTGGTTTACCCAGGTTGGGTGAATACCCATCATCATCTGTTCCAGTCACTTCTCAAAGGGATCCCGGCTGGCATCGATCACAGCCTGGGGGCGTGGTTGGCCGCGGTGCCCTATCGCTACCGCGGCCTGTTCGATGAGCACAGCTTCCGCCTGGCCGCGCGTATCGGCCTGGTCGAGCTTGCCCGCTCCGGCTGCAGCACGGTCGCTGATCATCATTACCTGTACCTGCCAGGCATGGCCTTTGATAGCGCGCAGATTCTGTTCGAGGAGGCAGAGCGACTAGGCCTGCGTTTCGTGCTGTGCCGAGGCGGCGCAACCCAGGTGCGCCAGGCCGAAGGCGCCGCCAGTGCCGGCCCGGAAACCCTCGAACAGTACCTTGATGACGTCGGGCGGCTGGTGCGCACCTACCACGACCCTGCCCCCGACGCCTGGCGCCGGGTGGTGATGGCGCCCACCAGCCCGCCTTACTCGATGCCGCCAGAGCACCTGCGCGAAACCGCCCGCGCTGCACGCCAGCTGGGCATCCGCCTGCACAGCCACCTGAGCGAAACGGTGGAGTACCAGAACGAGGTGCAGCGCCGCTACAACCTGTCTCCGGTGGCGTTCTGCGCAGAGCACGAGTGGCTCGGCGCTGACGTGTGGTTCGCCCATCTGGTCAAGCTCAGCCGCGAGGAAATCCGCCTGCTGGGCGCCACCGGTACCGGCATTGCCCACTGCCCGCAAAGCAACGGGCGTTTGGGCAGCGGCATCGCCGATATCCTGGCGATGGAAGCGGCCGGCATGCCGATCTCGATCGGTGTCGACGGCGCAGCCTCCAACGAAGCCTGCGACATGATCAGCGAAACCCACGCCGCCTGGTTGATGCAACGGGCCAAGGCCGGTGAGCGGGCGTTGCCCGACTATGCAGGCGGCGAGCTGGAAGGCGGCGCCCATGCCGCCAGCGTGGAAGACGTGGTGCGTTGGGGCACCGCCGGTGGGGCTCAGGTGCTCGGGCTGAACGCCCTTGGCACGCTGCAGGTTGGCATGGCCGCGGACCTGGCCGTCTACCGCCTGGACCAGCCGCGGTACTTCGGCTTGCATGACCCGGGCATTGCGCCCGTGGTGGGGGGTGGTCGGCCGACCTTGCGGGCCTTGTTGGTAGGTGGGCGCCTGAGCGTGGACAACGACACGATCCCTGGCCTGGACCTCGCCGAACTCGGTAGCCAGGCCCGTGAGGCCGTGCTGCGCCTGCAGCGCGCTGCGGGGGTGCGCGCATGA
- a CDS encoding outer membrane protein OmpK — MKLTPLACLSYCFLPLCALASSGAQAGPLMWYDNSLSYLYGHNYKVDGTGNDIQQTVTFEHASGWSWGDVFLFVDNKWSNGLSGNDGHTYYGEFSPRLSLGKVSGQNLRFGIVKDVLIAATYERGEGRNRKYLLGPAVDLTIPGFDRFSLNTYYRKPDGITGKASGQWQINPTWAMTLPLGRSDILFDGYLEWYVNDVGSKGTSDYVAKSFHFNPQVKYDVGKALGHTPKRLYAGLEWDYWSDKYGIEDSHGFPTDQNAVSVLVKAHF, encoded by the coding sequence ATGAAACTCACCCCTCTTGCCTGCCTTAGCTACTGCTTCCTGCCCCTCTGTGCCCTGGCCAGTTCCGGCGCCCAGGCCGGCCCGCTGATGTGGTACGACAATAGCCTGAGCTACCTCTATGGCCACAATTACAAAGTCGACGGCACCGGCAACGACATCCAGCAGACCGTCACCTTCGAACACGCCAGCGGTTGGAGCTGGGGGGATGTGTTTCTGTTTGTCGACAACAAATGGTCCAACGGGTTGTCGGGCAATGACGGCCATACCTACTACGGTGAATTCTCTCCGCGGTTATCGCTGGGTAAGGTCAGCGGACAGAACCTGCGCTTTGGCATCGTCAAGGATGTACTGATCGCCGCCACCTACGAGCGTGGCGAGGGGCGTAATCGCAAGTACCTGCTGGGGCCTGCCGTGGACTTGACGATCCCGGGGTTCGATCGCTTTTCGCTCAATACCTATTACCGCAAGCCCGACGGGATTACCGGCAAGGCGTCAGGGCAATGGCAGATCAACCCGACCTGGGCGATGACCCTACCGCTGGGGCGGTCGGACATTCTGTTCGATGGTTACCTGGAGTGGTACGTGAATGACGTGGGCAGCAAGGGTACGTCGGATTACGTGGCCAAGAGCTTCCACTTCAATCCGCAGGTCAAATACGACGTCGGCAAGGCCCTCGGGCACACGCCGAAGCGGTTGTATGCGGGGCTCGAATGGGATTACTGGTCGGACAAGTATGGGATCGAGGACAGCCACGGGTTCCCGACGGATCAGAATGCAGTAAGTGTACTGGTCAAGGCGCATTTCTGA
- a CDS encoding type 1 glutamine amidotransferase domain-containing protein, with the protein MNAQLSGKRVAFLVTEGFEQVELTGPREALEKSGAVVDILGEKEGTVRGWNHDKPADEFTVDTTFDNAQVDLYDALVLPGGVQNSDTIRLIPGAQQLVKSHDAAGRPLAVICHGAWLLISSGLVKGKRMTSYKTLQDDIRNAGGTWVDEQVVVDGNLISSRQPDDIPAFNEQLIKAVAG; encoded by the coding sequence ATGAATGCACAACTGAGCGGTAAGCGCGTGGCGTTTCTGGTCACTGAGGGCTTCGAGCAGGTGGAACTGACCGGCCCCCGTGAGGCTTTGGAAAAGAGCGGCGCGGTGGTCGACATCCTGGGTGAGAAAGAAGGTACGGTCCGAGGCTGGAACCATGACAAGCCCGCCGACGAATTCACCGTGGATACGACTTTCGACAATGCCCAGGTCGATCTTTACGATGCCCTGGTGCTGCCCGGCGGCGTTCAGAACTCCGACACCATTCGCTTGATCCCTGGCGCGCAACAGCTGGTCAAAAGCCATGACGCTGCCGGCAGACCCCTGGCGGTCATCTGCCACGGTGCCTGGTTGCTGATATCGAGTGGGTTGGTCAAAGGCAAGCGGATGACCAGCTACAAGACCTTGCAGGATGATATTCGCAACGCCGGCGGCACGTGGGTAGATGAACAGGTGGTGGTCGATGGCAACCTGATCAGCAGCCGCCAGCCGGACGATATTCCTGCCTTCAACGAGCAATTGATCAAAGCCGTGGCAGGCTGA
- a CDS encoding aromatic ring-hydroxylating oxygenase subunit alpha, with translation MLVTKQPVLRRFWYALLPMTALDDGPQPFTLLGEALVLWKRPDGTPVAMRDRCCHRTAKLSKGFVSEDGNIACGYHGWEYDCSGACVKIPQNPTGAIPPGAAVKAYHCQEKYGYAWVALDDPLQPIPDFPEDGAPGYRRIFQFYEEWKTSPLRVMENSFDNSHFSFVHKANFGLFDQPQPASYDFRETDYGFEAETRVPIRNPEESFAITGTRAPITERHLVNRYYLPFSRRFGCMYPDSGIHHIIYNCATPIDDGRLMLVQWLYRNDSETDCPTQALIDWDAAITAEDRDILEATDPDACVDTRRRVELHMPSDKPGLVIRRQLLGLLEAHGESEVFASH, from the coding sequence ATGCTGGTCACCAAACAACCTGTATTGCGACGCTTCTGGTACGCCCTGCTGCCCATGACGGCGCTGGACGACGGGCCACAACCCTTCACGTTGCTCGGTGAAGCCCTGGTCCTCTGGAAGCGCCCCGACGGCACCCCGGTAGCGATGCGCGACCGTTGCTGCCACCGCACCGCCAAACTATCCAAGGGCTTTGTCAGCGAAGACGGCAATATCGCCTGCGGCTACCACGGCTGGGAGTATGACTGCAGCGGCGCCTGCGTGAAGATCCCGCAGAACCCCACGGGGGCGATACCACCGGGCGCAGCCGTCAAGGCCTACCATTGCCAGGAAAAGTATGGCTATGCCTGGGTCGCGCTGGACGATCCGCTGCAGCCGATCCCCGACTTCCCCGAAGACGGCGCCCCCGGTTACCGGCGTATCTTCCAGTTCTATGAAGAGTGGAAAACCAGCCCGCTGCGGGTAATGGAGAACTCGTTCGACAACTCGCATTTTTCCTTCGTGCACAAAGCCAACTTCGGCCTGTTCGACCAGCCGCAACCGGCCAGCTATGACTTTCGCGAAACCGACTACGGCTTTGAAGCCGAGACCCGCGTGCCCATCCGCAACCCTGAAGAAAGCTTCGCCATTACCGGCACCCGTGCGCCGATCACCGAGCGCCACTTGGTCAACCGCTACTACCTGCCATTCTCCCGCCGCTTTGGCTGCATGTACCCGGACAGCGGCATCCACCACATCATCTACAACTGCGCCACACCGATCGATGACGGCCGGCTGATGCTGGTGCAGTGGCTCTATCGCAATGACAGCGAGACCGACTGCCCGACCCAGGCGCTGATCGACTGGGACGCGGCGATCACCGCCGAAGACCGTGACATCCTTGAGGCCACCGACCCGGACGCCTGCGTCGATACCCGGCGGCGTGTGGAGCTGCACATGCCCTCGGACAAGCCAGGCCTGGTGATCCGCCGGCAACTGCTGGGCCTGCTCGAAGCCCACGGCGAAAGCGAAGTGTTCGCCAGCCACTGA
- a CDS encoding methyl-accepting chemotaxis protein: protein MRLRHLNIATRSYLSFSLIAALVVVLGLFSINKISSMREAVVYTEQVTNVGTRYLGEVRSHMLGLRIITMRMAIAREPAQLAPTLARLEVLKGLLDKGVEGYGAVLPAAGKPAFTEMQHLIDEYRVLLDQYKALSEQNQVAQMQTMLSGAMQDISNRIGELYDNLVKFSSDTAEQHTAHARAEYQSALYLTFGVLGLVLVLTIGLAWLLTRSIVSPLREAIDVAQNIAQGDLSHTVHATGRDEATQLMHALAAMQASLKDALRLIGDSSHQLAAASEQMSAITQQTSRDLNRQNDEIQQAATAVTQMSVAVEEVARNTVSTSEISRQSEDAARRGRQRVGEAISSIGKMSQDVHEASRQIEALAVQSQEVGKVLDVIGAIAGQTNLLALNAAIEAARAGEAGRGFAVVADEVRALAARTQTSTLEIEEMINAIRSGTARVVESMHSNSQQVGHTLQVAELAGQALDEITDGATTIHERNMVVASATEEQAQVAREVDRNLLNIRELAVQTSEGADQISTASQELASLSIGLNGMMKRFQL, encoded by the coding sequence ATGCGCCTGCGCCATCTCAACATCGCTACTCGCTCTTACCTGAGTTTCAGCCTGATCGCTGCACTGGTCGTAGTGCTCGGGCTGTTTTCCATCAACAAGATCTCCAGCATGCGCGAAGCGGTGGTGTATACCGAGCAGGTGACCAACGTCGGCACCCGCTACCTGGGCGAAGTGCGCAGCCACATGCTGGGCCTGCGCATCATCACCATGCGCATGGCCATCGCCCGTGAGCCCGCGCAGTTGGCACCGACCCTGGCGCGCCTGGAGGTGCTCAAAGGCCTGCTCGACAAGGGTGTAGAGGGCTACGGTGCAGTATTGCCAGCGGCGGGCAAACCGGCCTTTACCGAGATGCAGCACCTGATCGACGAATACCGTGTGCTGCTCGACCAGTACAAGGCGTTGTCCGAGCAAAACCAGGTAGCCCAGATGCAGACGATGCTTAGTGGCGCCATGCAGGACATTTCCAACCGTATCGGTGAGCTATACGACAACCTGGTCAAGTTCAGCAGCGACACCGCCGAACAGCACACCGCCCACGCCCGCGCTGAGTACCAGAGTGCCCTGTACCTGACCTTCGGTGTGCTTGGCCTGGTGCTGGTGCTGACCATTGGCCTTGCCTGGTTGCTGACCCGTAGTATCGTCAGCCCGCTGCGTGAAGCCATCGACGTGGCACAGAACATTGCCCAGGGCGACCTTTCCCACACCGTGCATGCCACTGGCCGCGACGAGGCGACCCAGTTGATGCATGCCCTGGCGGCGATGCAGGCCAGCCTGAAGGACGCCCTGCGGCTGATCGGCGACTCCTCCCATCAGCTGGCTGCGGCCAGTGAACAGATGTCGGCGATTACCCAGCAAACCTCCCGCGACCTCAACCGGCAGAACGACGAGATCCAGCAAGCGGCGACTGCCGTGACGCAGATGAGCGTGGCGGTGGAAGAGGTGGCGCGTAATACCGTGAGCACCTCGGAAATCTCCCGTCAGTCCGAAGACGCGGCGCGGCGCGGTCGTCAGCGGGTGGGCGAGGCGATCAGTTCGATCGGCAAGATGAGCCAGGATGTACATGAGGCGTCGCGGCAGATCGAAGCGCTGGCGGTGCAGTCGCAGGAAGTGGGCAAGGTGCTCGATGTGATCGGCGCCATTGCCGGGCAGACCAACTTGCTGGCGCTCAACGCCGCGATCGAGGCGGCGAGGGCGGGTGAAGCGGGGCGCGGCTTTGCCGTGGTGGCAGATGAAGTCCGCGCGCTGGCAGCGCGTACCCAGACCTCGACACTGGAGATCGAGGAAATGATCAACGCCATTCGCAGCGGCACGGCGCGCGTGGTGGAGTCGATGCACAGCAACAGCCAGCAGGTGGGGCATACCCTGCAGGTGGCTGAGTTGGCCGGGCAGGCACTGGATGAGATCACCGATGGTGCGACCACGATCCATGAGCGCAATATGGTGGTGGCCAGTGCCACTGAAGAACAGGCACAAGTGGCTCGAGAAGTCGATCGTAACCTGTTGAATATTCGGGAACTTGCCGTGCAGACCTCTGAGGGCGCGGACCAGATCAGCACGGCGAGCCAGGAGCTGGCCAGCTTGTCGATCGGCTTGAACGGGATGATGAAGCGTTTTCAGCTCTGA
- a CDS encoding 3-oxoacid CoA-transferase subunit B has translation MTITTKLSRTQMAQRVAADIQEGAYVNLGIGAPTLVANYLGDKEVFLHSENGLLGMGPSPAPGEEDDDLINAGKQHVTLLTGGAFFHHADSFSMMRGGHLDIAVLGAFQVSVKGDLANWHTGAEGSIPAVGGAMDLATGARQVFVMMDHLTKTGESKIVPECTYPLTGIGCVSRIYTDLAVLEVTSDGLKVVEICADIDFDELQKLSGVPLIK, from the coding sequence ATGACCATTACCACAAAACTTTCCCGCACCCAGATGGCCCAGCGTGTGGCCGCAGACATCCAGGAAGGCGCGTATGTGAATCTGGGCATCGGCGCGCCAACGCTGGTGGCCAACTACCTGGGCGACAAGGAAGTGTTTCTGCACAGCGAAAACGGCTTGCTGGGCATGGGCCCGAGCCCCGCGCCGGGCGAGGAAGACGATGACCTGATCAACGCCGGCAAGCAGCACGTGACCCTGCTCACCGGGGGTGCGTTCTTCCACCACGCCGACTCCTTCTCGATGATGCGTGGCGGCCACCTGGACATCGCCGTTCTGGGCGCCTTCCAGGTGTCGGTCAAAGGTGACCTGGCCAACTGGCACACCGGCGCTGAGGGTTCGATCCCGGCCGTAGGCGGCGCGATGGACCTGGCCACCGGCGCGCGCCAGGTGTTCGTGATGATGGACCACCTGACCAAGACAGGCGAAAGCAAGATCGTGCCTGAGTGCACGTACCCGCTGACCGGTATCGGCTGCGTCAGCCGCATCTACACCGACCTGGCCGTGCTGGAAGTGACCTCCGACGGCCTGAAAGTGGTAGAGATCTGCGCTGACATCGACTTCGACGAGTTGCAGAAGCTCAGTGGCGTGCCGCTGATCAAGTAA
- a CDS encoding VOC family protein translates to MIDHLDHLVLTTVDVDACKDFYGRVLGMRLETFGQGRLAFCYGNQKINVHVRGHEFEPKAHLPVPGALDLCFIASVSLEAVIAQLERQRWPIIEGPIQRTGATGPIRSVYVRDPDLNLIEISEQL, encoded by the coding sequence GTGATTGACCATCTGGACCACCTGGTACTGACCACCGTCGATGTCGATGCATGTAAAGATTTCTATGGCCGCGTGCTCGGCATGCGCCTGGAAACCTTCGGCCAAGGACGCTTGGCGTTCTGCTACGGCAATCAGAAGATCAATGTACATGTGCGGGGGCATGAGTTCGAGCCCAAAGCTCATCTGCCTGTTCCGGGCGCATTGGACCTGTGCTTCATCGCCAGTGTCAGCCTGGAAGCGGTCATCGCGCAGCTGGAACGTCAGCGTTGGCCGATCATCGAGGGGCCGATTCAGCGAACCGGTGCGACCGGGCCTATCCGTTCCGTGTACGTGCGCGACCCGGATCTCAACCTGATCGAGATTTCCGAGCAGTTGTGA
- a CDS encoding ABC transporter substrate-binding protein: MKNRFALTYPLRSLLGAAVFSSASLAMANDKVVLLTSWYAQAEQGGFYQAVADGLYEKEGLDVSIRMGGPQVNGMQLLVSKQADFIVNYDLQILKSVEQGLPVVAVAAPFQGDPQGLMTHADVNGLDGLKNKQVLVSTSGQQTWWPWLKGKYQLEDNQARPYTFNLQPFLAGADTTQQAYASSELFQAIKAGQKPNFFLFADAGYPPYGSTVVTRQDVIDQHPERVAGFVRASLEGWKRYLANPAAGNALIKRDNPNMSDELLAWGVSTLKQYQLVTGGDAASHGIGTMNDARWQATRDFMVQAGLLGAAAPWQKAYTTRFVQGLNVQPDTVQAASR, from the coding sequence ATGAAAAACCGCTTTGCTTTGACTTACCCGCTTCGCTCGCTGCTTGGCGCAGCAGTGTTCAGCAGCGCCTCCCTGGCCATGGCCAACGACAAAGTCGTGTTGCTCACCTCTTGGTACGCCCAGGCAGAACAGGGCGGCTTTTACCAGGCCGTGGCCGATGGCTTGTACGAAAAAGAAGGCCTGGATGTGTCCATCCGCATGGGCGGCCCACAGGTCAACGGCATGCAGTTGCTGGTCAGCAAGCAAGCCGACTTCATCGTCAACTACGACCTGCAGATCCTCAAGAGCGTGGAGCAAGGGCTGCCGGTGGTCGCGGTGGCTGCACCCTTCCAGGGTGACCCGCAGGGCTTGATGACGCACGCCGATGTCAACGGCCTGGACGGCCTGAAGAACAAGCAGGTGCTGGTCTCTACGTCCGGCCAGCAGACCTGGTGGCCCTGGCTCAAGGGCAAGTACCAGCTCGAGGACAACCAGGCACGGCCCTACACCTTCAACCTGCAGCCCTTCCTCGCCGGCGCCGACACCACCCAGCAGGCCTACGCCAGCTCGGAACTGTTCCAGGCCATCAAGGCCGGCCAGAAACCCAACTTCTTCCTGTTCGCCGATGCCGGTTACCCGCCCTACGGCTCCACCGTGGTCACCCGCCAGGACGTCATCGACCAGCATCCCGAGCGGGTCGCCGGTTTTGTCCGCGCCTCGCTCGAAGGCTGGAAACGCTACCTGGCCAACCCCGCGGCGGGCAATGCGCTGATCAAGCGCGACAACCCCAACATGAGCGATGAACTGCTGGCCTGGGGCGTCTCGACGCTCAAGCAATACCAGCTGGTCACCGGTGGCGATGCTGCCAGCCACGGCATCGGCACGATGAATGACGCCCGCTGGCAAGCCACCCGCGACTTCATGGTCCAGGCCGGCCTGCTCGGCGCCGCGGCCCCTTGGCAGAAAGCCTACACCACTCGCTTCGTGCAAGGCCTGAATGTGCAGCCCGACACCGTCCAGGCGGCCAGCCGCTGA
- a CDS encoding ABC transporter permease, with protein sequence MLLGLWQLACIAWQVPVYLVPSPADIGRTLISDGPMLLGALWMTLKITFLSFALAVVIGTLAAFVFVQSRLVEASLFPYAILLQVTPVVAIAPLIIIWCSDTTLALVICATLVAVFPIIANTVLGLRSVNPGLLNLFRLNRASRWQVLLRLRIPSALPCFFAGLRIASGLALIGAVVAEFVAGTGGTGAGLAYQILQAGFQLNIPRLFAALVLIALTGVALFSLMALLARLSLRHWHESELG encoded by the coding sequence GTGCTGCTGGGCCTCTGGCAGCTGGCATGCATTGCCTGGCAAGTACCAGTCTACCTGGTGCCATCACCCGCCGACATCGGCCGCACGCTGATCAGCGACGGGCCCATGCTGCTCGGTGCGCTGTGGATGACCCTGAAGATCACCTTCCTCTCGTTCGCCCTCGCAGTGGTCATCGGTACCCTGGCCGCATTCGTGTTCGTACAGAGCCGGCTGGTGGAAGCCAGCCTGTTCCCCTACGCGATATTGCTGCAGGTGACGCCGGTGGTGGCGATTGCACCGCTGATCATCATCTGGTGCAGCGACACCACCCTGGCGCTGGTGATCTGCGCCACTCTGGTGGCGGTATTTCCGATCATCGCCAACACTGTGCTGGGCCTGCGCAGCGTCAACCCGGGGCTGCTCAACCTGTTCCGCCTCAATCGCGCCAGCCGCTGGCAGGTGCTGTTGCGCCTGCGTATTCCCAGTGCCTTGCCGTGCTTCTTCGCCGGCCTGCGCATTGCCAGTGGCCTGGCATTGATCGGCGCGGTGGTGGCCGAATTCGTGGCCGGCACCGGGGGCACCGGCGCCGGGCTGGCGTACCAGATCCTGCAAGCGGGCTTTCAGCTCAATATTCCGCGGCTGTTCGCCGCCCTGGTGCTGATCGCCCTGACCGGCGTCGCATTGTTCAGCCTGATGGCCTTGCTGGCACGTTTGAGCCTGCGCCACTGGCACGAAAGTGAACTGGGTTAA
- a CDS encoding ABC transporter ATP-binding protein: MLMQTLSETRAQLQAPPNADALGGDTPLFANQVEKTYSNGTVALHRVKLAIQRGEFVSLLGPSGCGKSTLLKMFAGLEQPSAGHVRWWGKDAPGSEPLGTGAGRSLAMVFQEATLMPWAKVQDNVRLPLDLAGMPKAHSQPKVQAALELVGLGAFGQAYPRELSGGMQMRASIARALATEPNLLLMDEPFGALDEFTRNKLDSDLRQLWAQRDLTVVFVTHSIFEAVYLSSRVVVMGARPGRVIADVPIDGPLQRDEAYRTSPAFIAQCAHLSRLLAQANGEPA; the protein is encoded by the coding sequence ATGTTGATGCAGACCCTATCCGAAACCCGCGCCCAGCTGCAGGCGCCACCCAACGCCGACGCGTTGGGTGGCGATACGCCGCTGTTCGCCAACCAGGTCGAGAAGACCTACAGCAACGGCACCGTCGCCCTGCACCGCGTCAAGCTGGCGATCCAGCGCGGCGAGTTCGTGTCGTTGCTGGGCCCGTCAGGCTGCGGCAAAAGCACCTTGTTGAAAATGTTCGCCGGCCTTGAACAACCCTCGGCAGGCCACGTGCGCTGGTGGGGCAAGGATGCCCCAGGCAGCGAGCCATTGGGCACCGGTGCGGGGCGTAGCCTGGCGATGGTGTTCCAGGAGGCGACCTTGATGCCCTGGGCCAAGGTGCAGGACAACGTGCGCCTGCCGCTTGACCTCGCCGGCATGCCCAAAGCCCACAGCCAGCCCAAGGTACAGGCGGCGCTGGAGCTGGTTGGCCTGGGCGCGTTCGGCCAGGCCTACCCCCGCGAGTTGTCGGGCGGCATGCAGATGCGCGCATCGATCGCCCGGGCGTTGGCCACCGAACCCAACCTGCTGTTGATGGACGAGCCGTTCGGCGCCCTGGACGAGTTCACCCGTAACAAGCTCGACAGCGACCTGCGCCAGCTCTGGGCCCAGCGCGACCTGACCGTGGTGTTCGTCACCCACAGCATCTTCGAGGCGGTGTACCTGTCATCGCGGGTGGTGGTGATGGGTGCCCGACCCGGGCGGGTGATCGCCGATGTGCCCATCGACGGCCCGCTGCAGCGGGATGAGGCCTACCGCACCTCCCCCGCCTTCATCGCCCAGTGCGCCCACCTGTCCCGGCTGCTGGCCCAGGCCAACGGCGAGCCTGCTTGA
- a CDS encoding 3-oxoacid CoA-transferase subunit A produces MINKTYESIASAVEGITDGSTIMVGGFGTAGMPSELIDALIDTGTRDLTIISNNAGNGEIGLAALLKAGSLRKVVCSFPRQSDSYVFDELYRAGKIELEVVPQGNLAERIRAAGSGIGAFFSPTGYGTLLSEGKETREIDGRQYVLEMPLHADFALIKAYKGDRWGNLIYRKAARNFGPIMAMAAKTAIAQVDQIVELGELDPEHIITPGIFVQRVVAVTGAAASSIANAV; encoded by the coding sequence TTGATCAATAAAACATATGAGTCCATCGCCAGCGCGGTGGAAGGAATCACAGACGGGTCGACCATCATGGTCGGTGGTTTTGGCACTGCCGGCATGCCGTCCGAGCTGATCGATGCGCTGATCGATACCGGTACTCGCGACCTGACCATCATCAGCAACAACGCCGGCAATGGCGAGATTGGCCTGGCCGCCCTGCTCAAGGCCGGCAGCTTGCGCAAGGTGGTCTGCTCCTTCCCACGCCAGTCCGACTCCTACGTCTTCGACGAACTGTATCGGGCCGGCAAGATCGAGCTGGAAGTGGTGCCGCAAGGCAACCTGGCCGAACGTATCCGTGCAGCAGGCTCGGGCATCGGTGCATTCTTCTCGCCGACCGGCTACGGCACGCTGCTGTCCGAAGGCAAGGAAACCCGCGAGATCGATGGTCGCCAGTACGTGCTGGAAATGCCGTTGCACGCCGACTTCGCGCTGATCAAGGCGTACAAGGGTGACCGTTGGGGCAACCTGATCTACCGCAAGGCGGCGCGTAACTTCGGCCCGATCATGGCCATGGCGGCCAAGACCGCCATCGCTCAGGTCGACCAGATCGTCGAACTCGGTGAACTGGACCCGGAACACATCATCACCCCGGGCATCTTCGTGCAGCGCGTGGTCGCCGTTACCGGCGCTGCTGCTTCTTCGATCGCCAACGCTGTCTGA